In Mustelus asterias chromosome 20, sMusAst1.hap1.1, whole genome shotgun sequence, a single genomic region encodes these proteins:
- the LOC144508451 gene encoding acyl-coenzyme A diphosphatase NUDT19-like isoform X2, which translates to MPWDILSCSISAKMNRDLKYWKEAATVILASGVRNHFVNKNATSTQTCRPPLPVSKQERNLTHSWLETVVFDYTVLMLQRSAKSSFMPHAQVFPGGTINPSDFSNEWIQMFQPFCEPPNFKLGTVRETAKRPPIFAMDRRKLGSEVPGEVAFRLCAIRETFEESGILLVKPNDPDKCLKRQGTIKLTQYDQKELANWRLLVQKDAANFIKLCRELNCIPNIWALKEWSNWLTPTHLGGKRFDTVFFICCLQEIPFTLQDGYETVLYNWMFPSDFIQGYSSGKFFIPPPQWYELGRLCRFLCLQDLQQFSQDRALEGCECWFPICLVASDGLAYLYPGDELYPEDPDYLGAKEKNISSSKTLQQLRLEVTRLHRKEIRDQYITLYVNIEPLYKHVHPIMMNTQLSSHL; encoded by the exons atgccttgggacatcctttcctgcagcatatcag CAAAGATGAATCGGGACTTAAAATATTGGAAGGAAGCAGCTACTGTGATCTTGGCTTCAGGTGTCCGAAATCACTTTGTGAATAAAAATGCCACCAGTACACAGACCTGTCGACCTCCACTTCCGGTGTCGAAACAAGAGAGAAATTTGACTCATTCATGGTTGGAGACGGTTGTGTTCGATTATACTGTACTTATGTTACAGCGGAGTGCAAAAAGCAGCTTCATGCCTCACGCTCAGGTGTTCCCGGGTGGAACTATCAACCCGTCTGATTTTTCCAATGAGTGGATCCAGATGTTTCAGCCATTTTGCGAGCCACCCAACTTTAAACTAGGTACGGTCAGGGAAACTGCCAAGAGACCTCCAATCTTTGCAATGGATAGGAGAAAGTTGGGATCTGAAGTCCCTGGGGAGGTTGCTTTCCGTCTTTGTGCCATTAGggaaacatttgaagaatcagggATTCTGCTTGTGAAGCCAAATGACCCTGATAAATGTTTGAAAAGGCAGGGGACCATAAAACTTACACAATACGATCAAAAGGAACTAGCTAATTGGAGGCTACTTGTACAAAAAGATGCAGCAAATTTTATAAAACTGTGCAGAGAGCTCAACTGTATACCAAATATTTGGGCATTGAAGGAGTGGAGTAATTGGCTAACCCCCACTCACTTGGGGGGAAAGAGATTTGATACTGTGTTCTTCATCTGTTGTTTGCAAGAGATTCCTTTTACACTGCAGGATGGTTATGAAACTGTGCTGTACAACTGGATGTTCCCTTCTGATTTTATTCAGGGCTACAGTTCAGGGAAATTCTTTATCCCTCCTCCCCAGTGGTATGAGCTGGGCAGACTCTGCCGATTCCTCTGTCTTCAAGATCTGCAACAGTTCAGTCAAGACCGTGCACTGGAAGGTTGTGAGTGTTGGTTTCCAATTTGTCTCGTTGCCTCTGATGGCCTTGCATATCTGTATCCTGGGGATGAACTTTATCCAGAGGATCCAGATTACTTAGGGGCAAAGGAGAAGAACATCAGTTCCTCAAAAACTCTGCAACAATTGAGGCTGGAGGTTACCAGACTGCACCGGAAAGAAATCAGAGATCAGTATATTACTCTGTATGTGAATATTGAGCCCCTGTATAAACATGTCCACCCAATAATGATGAACACTCAACTCAGTAGTCATCTGTGA
- the LOC144508451 gene encoding acyl-coenzyme A diphosphatase NUDT19-like isoform X1, translating to MPWDILSCSISGRQHWPSHKSKMNRDLKYWKEAATVILASGVRNHFVNKNATSTQTCRPPLPVSKQERNLTHSWLETVVFDYTVLMLQRSAKSSFMPHAQVFPGGTINPSDFSNEWIQMFQPFCEPPNFKLGTVRETAKRPPIFAMDRRKLGSEVPGEVAFRLCAIRETFEESGILLVKPNDPDKCLKRQGTIKLTQYDQKELANWRLLVQKDAANFIKLCRELNCIPNIWALKEWSNWLTPTHLGGKRFDTVFFICCLQEIPFTLQDGYETVLYNWMFPSDFIQGYSSGKFFIPPPQWYELGRLCRFLCLQDLQQFSQDRALEGCECWFPICLVASDGLAYLYPGDELYPEDPDYLGAKEKNISSSKTLQQLRLEVTRLHRKEIRDQYITLYVNIEPLYKHVHPIMMNTQLSSHL from the exons atgccttgggacatcctttcctgcagcatatcaggtagacaacactggccgagtcacaagt CAAAGATGAATCGGGACTTAAAATATTGGAAGGAAGCAGCTACTGTGATCTTGGCTTCAGGTGTCCGAAATCACTTTGTGAATAAAAATGCCACCAGTACACAGACCTGTCGACCTCCACTTCCGGTGTCGAAACAAGAGAGAAATTTGACTCATTCATGGTTGGAGACGGTTGTGTTCGATTATACTGTACTTATGTTACAGCGGAGTGCAAAAAGCAGCTTCATGCCTCACGCTCAGGTGTTCCCGGGTGGAACTATCAACCCGTCTGATTTTTCCAATGAGTGGATCCAGATGTTTCAGCCATTTTGCGAGCCACCCAACTTTAAACTAGGTACGGTCAGGGAAACTGCCAAGAGACCTCCAATCTTTGCAATGGATAGGAGAAAGTTGGGATCTGAAGTCCCTGGGGAGGTTGCTTTCCGTCTTTGTGCCATTAGggaaacatttgaagaatcagggATTCTGCTTGTGAAGCCAAATGACCCTGATAAATGTTTGAAAAGGCAGGGGACCATAAAACTTACACAATACGATCAAAAGGAACTAGCTAATTGGAGGCTACTTGTACAAAAAGATGCAGCAAATTTTATAAAACTGTGCAGAGAGCTCAACTGTATACCAAATATTTGGGCATTGAAGGAGTGGAGTAATTGGCTAACCCCCACTCACTTGGGGGGAAAGAGATTTGATACTGTGTTCTTCATCTGTTGTTTGCAAGAGATTCCTTTTACACTGCAGGATGGTTATGAAACTGTGCTGTACAACTGGATGTTCCCTTCTGATTTTATTCAGGGCTACAGTTCAGGGAAATTCTTTATCCCTCCTCCCCAGTGGTATGAGCTGGGCAGACTCTGCCGATTCCTCTGTCTTCAAGATCTGCAACAGTTCAGTCAAGACCGTGCACTGGAAGGTTGTGAGTGTTGGTTTCCAATTTGTCTCGTTGCCTCTGATGGCCTTGCATATCTGTATCCTGGGGATGAACTTTATCCAGAGGATCCAGATTACTTAGGGGCAAAGGAGAAGAACATCAGTTCCTCAAAAACTCTGCAACAATTGAGGCTGGAGGTTACCAGACTGCACCGGAAAGAAATCAGAGATCAGTATATTACTCTGTATGTGAATATTGAGCCCCTGTATAAACATGTCCACCCAATAATGATGAACACTCAACTCAGTAGTCATCTGTGA
- the LOC144508451 gene encoding acyl-coenzyme A diphosphatase NUDT19-like isoform X3: MNRDLKYWKEAATVILASGVRNHFVNKNATSTQTCRPPLPVSKQERNLTHSWLETVVFDYTVLMLQRSAKSSFMPHAQVFPGGTINPSDFSNEWIQMFQPFCEPPNFKLGTVRETAKRPPIFAMDRRKLGSEVPGEVAFRLCAIRETFEESGILLVKPNDPDKCLKRQGTIKLTQYDQKELANWRLLVQKDAANFIKLCRELNCIPNIWALKEWSNWLTPTHLGGKRFDTVFFICCLQEIPFTLQDGYETVLYNWMFPSDFIQGYSSGKFFIPPPQWYELGRLCRFLCLQDLQQFSQDRALEGCECWFPICLVASDGLAYLYPGDELYPEDPDYLGAKEKNISSSKTLQQLRLEVTRLHRKEIRDQYITLYVNIEPLYKHVHPIMMNTQLSSHL; the protein is encoded by the coding sequence ATGAATCGGGACTTAAAATATTGGAAGGAAGCAGCTACTGTGATCTTGGCTTCAGGTGTCCGAAATCACTTTGTGAATAAAAATGCCACCAGTACACAGACCTGTCGACCTCCACTTCCGGTGTCGAAACAAGAGAGAAATTTGACTCATTCATGGTTGGAGACGGTTGTGTTCGATTATACTGTACTTATGTTACAGCGGAGTGCAAAAAGCAGCTTCATGCCTCACGCTCAGGTGTTCCCGGGTGGAACTATCAACCCGTCTGATTTTTCCAATGAGTGGATCCAGATGTTTCAGCCATTTTGCGAGCCACCCAACTTTAAACTAGGTACGGTCAGGGAAACTGCCAAGAGACCTCCAATCTTTGCAATGGATAGGAGAAAGTTGGGATCTGAAGTCCCTGGGGAGGTTGCTTTCCGTCTTTGTGCCATTAGggaaacatttgaagaatcagggATTCTGCTTGTGAAGCCAAATGACCCTGATAAATGTTTGAAAAGGCAGGGGACCATAAAACTTACACAATACGATCAAAAGGAACTAGCTAATTGGAGGCTACTTGTACAAAAAGATGCAGCAAATTTTATAAAACTGTGCAGAGAGCTCAACTGTATACCAAATATTTGGGCATTGAAGGAGTGGAGTAATTGGCTAACCCCCACTCACTTGGGGGGAAAGAGATTTGATACTGTGTTCTTCATCTGTTGTTTGCAAGAGATTCCTTTTACACTGCAGGATGGTTATGAAACTGTGCTGTACAACTGGATGTTCCCTTCTGATTTTATTCAGGGCTACAGTTCAGGGAAATTCTTTATCCCTCCTCCCCAGTGGTATGAGCTGGGCAGACTCTGCCGATTCCTCTGTCTTCAAGATCTGCAACAGTTCAGTCAAGACCGTGCACTGGAAGGTTGTGAGTGTTGGTTTCCAATTTGTCTCGTTGCCTCTGATGGCCTTGCATATCTGTATCCTGGGGATGAACTTTATCCAGAGGATCCAGATTACTTAGGGGCAAAGGAGAAGAACATCAGTTCCTCAAAAACTCTGCAACAATTGAGGCTGGAGGTTACCAGACTGCACCGGAAAGAAATCAGAGATCAGTATATTACTCTGTATGTGAATATTGAGCCCCTGTATAAACATGTCCACCCAATAATGATGAACACTCAACTCAGTAGTCATCTGTGA